The sequence GGGGTTCGTGCCGTACGGCAAGGCCGACCTGGACGCGTACGCGCTCGAGCTGCGACTCGTCCGCAGCCCCGGCTTCTTCATGGTCGCGGAGAAGGACGGCGAGACGGTCGGCATGGCGATCACCGTCATGGACATCAACCAGGTCCTCAAGCGGATGAAGGGCCGGCTGCTGCCGCTGGGCTGGTGGTGGTTCCTGCGCCGACACCAGATCACGGACCAGCTGCGCGTCGGCTTCCTCGGCGTGAAGCCCGAGCACATGACGGCCGGCGTCGGCGCCGCGCTGTACGAGGCGCACTACGACACCGCCGAGCGCTCCCCGCTGAGCCACGGCGAGGCCGGCTGGATCCTCGAGGGCAACAAGGCGATGAACAAGAGCCTGCAGGCGATGAACGGCCACGTGATCAAGCGCTGGCGGGTGTTCGAGCGGCGCTTCGACGGCGTGACCGACGGCGGCGGCCCGGACGCCTGAGGCCCGCGCGCCGTGTCGGCAGGAGCGGACCCCGGCGGGGAGGCGGCCCCGCTCGTCGTCGAGGACGCGGCCCCGGGCGTCGTGCGGATCGCGCTGCCGGTGCCGGGGCTGCCCGACGGGGTCAACGTGCACCTCGTCCGCGGGGACGGGCCGACGACGCTCGTCGACGCGGGCATGCCGTTGCCCGGGGCGCTCGAGGCGCTCCGGGCCGGACTGGCCGCCGCGGGCGCGGCGCTCGACGACGTCCAGCGCGTCGTCCTGACCCACCACCACGCCGACCACATCGGCCTGGCGGCGGCGATCGCGGCGCGCACGGGCGCCGAGCTCGTGGCCCTGGCGCCCGTCGCCGCGGTCCTGCGCGACCCGGGCACGGCGTTCGGCCGCGAGGTGGCCTGGGCCGGCGGGCACGTGGCCCGGCACGGCGCGCCCGACGAGGTCCTGGAGCGCACGCGGGCGTCGCTGCCGGTGCTCGCCGCGCTGCCGGCGGCGTCCGCCGTGACCGAGATCGCCGACGGCGACGTCGTGGCCGCCGGTGGCCTGCGGCTGACGGCCCGCCACCGCCCCGGACACAGCCCCACCGACACGCTGCTGACGGACGCCGCCGCGGGCGTGGCGTTCGTCGGCGACCACCTGTTCCGCGCCGCGCCGCTGACCCCGGTCCTCGGGTCGATGCTCGCCCCGGGCGCGCGGCCGGCCCGCGCGTACCTCGACGCGCTCGACGCGACGCTGCACGACGGCGTGCCGCTGCTGCTGCCGGGGCACGGCCCGCCGATCGCCGATCCCGCGGCGCTCGTCGCCGACCGGCTCGGCGCCTACCGGCGGCGCACGGAGCGCGCGCTCGCCGCGCTGACCGACGCGCCGGCGTCGACCTGGCAGGTCGGCCTCGGGGCGTGGCGCGGCGCGCCGGGGCGTGCGCTGGCGCTGACCCGTCTGGCGGCCCTGCTGGCGTCCCTCGAGCTGCTCGAGGACGAGGGGCGCGCGGTCCGCTCCGGGACGGACGACGCCGTGCTCTGGGCCCGCGGCCCCCGGGCCGACGCGCCGCTGGGCGACGCCGGGGCATGAGCGACGCGGGCTGGGTCCTCGCCTACGGCAGCCTCGTCGACCCGGCGGACCCGCTCGTGCGCCGGCTCGCCGCCGTGGGGCGGGCCGTGCCGGTGCTCGTGCCGGGCCTGCGCCGGACGTGGGCGGCGGGGATGGAGAACCGCGCGCCCGAGAACGACGACAAGCACTACGTCGACCCGGCCGGCACCCGGCCCGACGTCTGCGTGGCCACGCTCTCCGCGGACGAGGTGGACGAGGTCGGCCCGCCGCTGAACGCGCTGGCGCTGCCGGTGGACGCGGACGGCCTGGCGCGCACCGACCGCCGCGAGCGCCGCTACGTCCGCGTCGACGTCGCGGACCGCTGCACGCCGGCGCTGGGCGGGGCCGCGTGGATCTACACGGCCACCCCGCGCGCCCGCGAGGCCGCCGCGGCCGCCGCGGCCCGGGGGCGCGCCGTCGTCCGCCGCGGCTACGCGGCCCGCGTCGAGGCGGCGTTCCGGGCCCGCGGCGAGGCGGCGTGGGCGGCCTACGTCGCGTCGACGGACCCGCCGCCGCATCCGCTCGCGGACCTGGCGCTGCGCTACGCCGGGGTCGCCCCGGGCGAGTGACGCCCGCCCGCCGAGAACGTCGCGACGGCCTCGTCGAACGCGGCCGCGACGCGGGGGTCGGCGAGCTGCCGGTGCCGCTGGGGCTTCGGGGTCATCCGGTCGTAGAAGGCCCCGTGCACCGCGGCCGCGTCCGGCGCGGTCGCCAGGTGGACGAGCGGTCGGGCGCCGTCGTCCGCCGACACGCCGATCGCCCGTCCGAGCCGGGTGTGCAGCAGCCGCCGCAGCGCCGGGCGGTCGCGGAACGCCTCGCTGGTCGTGAACCCGGGGTGGAAGGCCGCGACCGCGACGGTCTCGGGGCGGGTCCGCGCGGCCAGCCGGGTGGCGAGCAGGAGCGTGCCGAGCTTCGCCCGCGCGTACGCCGCCATCATCCCGTAGCGGCGCGTGCGCCCCTCCAGGTCCTCGGGGTCGAGCGCGGCCCGGGCGTGCGCGTTGCTGGCCGTGAACACCACGCGGGCGGCGTCCGTCGCCTCCAGCGTGGGCAGGAGCAGCGCGGTGAGGAGCGCCGGGGCGAGCACGTTGACCTGCCAGGTGCGCTCGTGGCCGTCGGCGGTCAGCGCCCGGTCGGCGAAGAGCGCCCCGGCGTTGTTGGCGAGCACGTCGACGCGCGGCAGGTCGTCCCGCAGGCGCGCCGCGAGCTCCCGGACGCTGGCGGCCGACGCGAAGTCCGCCAGGTACGGCGTGCCCCCGACCTCGTCCGCGACCGCACGCGTCCGCTCCGGCGACCGTCCGACGACCGCGACGGCGTAGCCGCGCGCCGCGAGCTGCCGCGCGGCCGCCGCGCCGATCCCCGAGCTGGCCCCCGTGACGACCGCCACCTTCGGCTGCTGATCGCGCCGCACCGTTCCCCCTAAGTCGATGACCTATCCGCTTCGGACGCTACCAGAAGCGGATGGTGCATCGACTTGCCTCTATGCTGCGGGCGTGACCTCGGGCCAGCGACGCGACGCGCGGCAGAACCGCGCCCGGATCCTCGACGTCGCGCGTCGCCGCTTCGACGCGGGGGACGAGGAGCTGCCGCTCAACGTGATCGCCGCCGAGGCCGGCGTCGGCGTCGGGACGGTGTACCGCAACTTCCCGTCCCGCCTGGCGCTGCTGGCGGCGCTGGCCGCCCCGCACCTCGACGCGCTGCGCGGGGCGATCGAGCGGCTCGCGGACGGGTTTCGGCCCGGGGCGCTGGAGGAGGCGTTCCGCGTGGCGGTCGCGACGTTCGGGGCCCACCGCGAGCTGCTGGAGGTCGTCGGCGACGGCGGCCCCGCCGACGGGGCGGCGGGCGACGTCGCGCCGCTGCTCGCGCTCCTCGAGACGCTGCGGGCGGCGGCCGTCGCCGCCGGCGAGCTCCGCCCCGAGGTGACCGCGGAGGCGCTCCGGCACCTCGTCTGCGCGGTCGACTACGCCGCCCGCCGCTCGTCCGACCCCGACGCCGCCCGCCGCCTGCACGCCGAGATCGCGGTGCGCGGCATCCGGCCCTAGGGGCTCGGCCGGGGCGCCCGGACCCGGTCGGGCCGGGCGAGGCCTCCGGGTCGGCCCGCCGCGCCCGGGGACCGCCGGGCGTCGGGAGGGCGCCGAGCGACCGGCGCCCCGCGGGTCAGCGTCCGCCGCGTCGCGGCGGACGCCCGGCGGCGCCCAGCCGCGGGCGCACCACGGCGTTGTAGGCGGTGACGACGGCGGCCACGACCGCGCCGACGATCGCCGCCTGCACCCACGAGTCCGTCGCGATCAGCCGCCAGGCGCCGCCGACGAGCAGGAAGGCGATCAGGGCCTCGAACAGCAGCCCGCCCGGGCCGGACGGCGGCGGGCCGCCGTCGGGGCCCGGCGCGAACGTCTCGCGAACCTCGGCCTGGATGCGCTCGCGCCGGCTCATGCCTGTCCTGCCTCCTCGACCTCGCCCTCGACCTCGAGCAGCGTGTCCCGCAGCGCCTCGAGCCGCGCCTCGTCCGGCGCCGCCCACAGGCCGCGGTCGGCCGCCTCGAGCAGGCGCTCGGCGATCGAGCGCAGCGCCCACGGGGACGACTGCCGCAGGAAGGCCTGCACGTCGGGGTCCTCGACGTAGCGCTCCGTGACCTTCTCGTACATCCAGTCCTCGACCACGCCGGCCGTCGCGTCGTAGCCGAAGAGGTAGTCGACGGTGACGGAGAGCTCCATCGCGCCCTTGTAGCCGTGGCGGATCATCCCGGCCACCCAGCGCGGGTTGAGGACGCGGGAGCGGACGACCCGGCGGGCCTCCTCGCTCAGGGTGCGCGTCTCGACGGTGGTCGGGTCGGCGGAGTCGCCGAGCCACGCCTTCGGCTCCTGGCCCGTGATCGCGCGGACCATCGCGACCATGCCCCCGTGGTACTGGAAGTACCCGTCCGAGTCGAAGATGTCGTGCTCGCGAGTGTCGAGGTTCTTCACCGCGACCTCGATGCGGCCGAACTGCTCGCGCATCGAGGCGTGCGCCTCGGCGCCGTCCAGGCCCTTGCCGTACGCGTAGCCGCCCCACGCCTCGTAGACCGCGGCCAGGTCGCCCTGGTCGTGCCACGAGCGGTTGTCGACGAGCTCGAGCAGGCCCGCGCCGTACGTGCCGGGCTTGCTGCCGAAGATGCGGGTGGTCGCGCGCCGGCGGGCCTGGCCGCGGGCCGACGCGCCGCCCGTCGCGTCCTGCTCCAGCAGCTCGGCGAGCAGCCGCGCCTCGTCCTCGCGCACGTGCTTGGCGACGAAGTTCTCCTCGTCGGGCTCGTCGAGCGCCGCGACGGTCGCGACCGCCTCGTCGATCAGGGCGATGAGCTGCGGGAACGCGTCGCGGAAGAAGCCCGAGATGCGGACCGTGACGTCGACGCGCGGGCGGCCCAGCTCCTCGAGCGGGATCACCCGCAGCGACGTCACGCGGCGCGTCTCGCGGTGCCACACCGGCTCGACGCCGAGCAGCGCGAAGATCTCGGCGATGTCGTCGCCGTGGGTGCGCATGTTCGCCGTGCCCCAGACGACGATGCCGATCTGCTCGGGCGCGCGGCCCTCCTCCTCCACGTGGCGGCGGACGAGGTCCTCGGCCAGGCGGCGGCCCGTCTCCCACGACAGCTCGGACGGCAGGGCCTTCGGATCGACCCCGTAGAAGTTGCGGCCCGTCGGCAGCACGTCCAGGCGGCCGCGGGTGGGCGAGCCGGACGGGCCGGACGGCACGTAGCGGCCGTTCAGCGCGCCGACGACGTGGTCGAGCTCCTCGGACGAGCGCCGGATGCGCGGGACGACCTCGCCGGCGGCGTAGCGCAGCACCCGCTCCGTCTCCGCGTGCCCGCGCCCCAGGACGCGCTGCGTCAGGTCGCGGACCGCGGCGGCGTCCGTCGTCCACCCGGCGTCGCCGAGGGCGTCGATCAGCGTCCGCTGGGCGGCGTCGAGGCGGTCGACGACGTCGCCGGCCGTGGCCGCGGGACCGGGGAAGCGGTCGGCGAGCGCCGCCAGGTCGGGGTCGTCCGCGGCCGGCAGGCCGTCGGCGGCCGCGGCGGGCAGGCGGATGCCGCCGGCGCGCACGAGCGCGTCCTCGTCCAGCCCGAAGGCGCGGCCGACGACGACGCGCAGCCCGGGCAGGTCGCCGGAGCCCAGGCGCATGATCGCCACGGCCAGCCCGCGCAGCTGCTCCTCCTCGGGCGCGCGGCCCAGCACGTGCAGGCCGTCGCGCACCTGCAGGTCCTTGATCGAGCACAGGTACGTGTCGATGTCGGAGACCAGGTGCTCCAGGCGGTGCTGCAGCTCGGCGGCGTCCGCCCCGGCGCCGGTGTCCTCGAAGCCCGCGACGTCCTCGTCGTGCAGGCCCAGGTCGTGGTGCAGGTCGGCGGACTGCACGACCTCCCAGATGCGCCGCGCCAGGGCGGGCAGCTTCTCGGGGTCGAGCGCCTCGATGCGCACGTACTCGTCGAGCAGGTGCTCGAGCTCCTGCAGCTCGTCGTACGTCTCCGCGCGCATCATCGGGGGGACGAGGTGGTCGACGATCGTCGCGTGCACCCGGCGCTTGGACTGCACGCCCTCGCCGGGGTCGTTGACGACGAAGGGGTAGACGAGCGGCGTCGAGCCGAGGATCGCGTCCGGGTGGTCGTCCGCGGACAGGCCGATCGACTTGCCCGGCAGCCACTCGAGCGTGCCGTGCTTGCCCAGGTGGACCATCGCGTCGGCGCCCCACACCGCCTCGAGCCAGCGGTAGACGGCGAAGTAGTGGTGCGGCGCGGCGCGCTCGGCGTCGTGGGAGAGCGCCGCGGCGTCCTCCTCGCTCGTCGCGCGCGGCGGCTGGATCGCGAAGAAGACGCTGCCGAGCTCGAGGCCGGCGACCACCATGTCGCCCTCGAACGTGTACTGCGGCTCGATCCCCGCGCGCCCTCCGGCGACCCACCGACCGTCCACGTACCCCGGCCCGTGGTCGCGCTCGACCAGGTTCCGCAGGCCCTCGGGCAGCGAGGCGAACCACGCGGCGTAGTCGGCGCCCGGCAGCCGGTAGGGGTTGGCGGCGAGCTGGTCGTCGGTGAGCAGCTCGGGGTCGTGGCCGCCACGGCGCACGAGCGCGTGGATGAGCGCCTCGCCGGCGGCGGTCGCCTCCTCGGGCGTGATCGTCTCGGCCACGACCGCGGCCTGCAGCTCGGGCACGGGGGAGGCGTCGATCGCCTGCCCGTCCGCGCGCAAGGCGCGCAGCAGCATGACGGCGGACGCCGGGGTGTCCAGGCCGACGGCGTTGCCGATCCGGGAGTGCTTCGTCGGCGAGCTCGACAGGACGATCGCGACGCGGCGCTCCGCCGCGGGCAGCGTCCGCAGTCGGGCGTGGCGGACGGCCAGGCCGGCGACGCGCCGCGCGCGGCCCGGGTCGGCGACGTAGCGCATGACGGGCGTGCCGACGTCGCGGCCGCCCGGCGCCGCCTCGCGCTCCTTGAACGAGACGACGCCGCCGAGCACGCGACCGTCGAACTCGGGGATCGCCACCTGCATCGCGACGTCGAGCGGGGTCAGGCCGGCGGGGTTGGCCAGCCAGCGCTCCCGCGGCTGGGTCGCCGCGGCGGCCTGGATCACCGGCACGCCCAGCTCCTCCAGGCGCGCGACGTCCCACACCTGCCAGGCGTCGGTGCGGCCGTCGTCCGCCGCGTCGTCGGCCGCCGCGGTCGCGTCGCCGGCGTTCGCCCCGCCCGACGCGAGCACCGTCGTCAGCAGGGCGTCGACGCGCGGTGTGCCGTCGTCGCGGGTGAGCAGGTCCAAGGCGGCGATGCGGCCGTCGGGCGCGGGGCGCAGGGACGCGCACCAGACGGGCAGCGGGATCCCGCCCTCGGCGGCCACGGCCTCGGCGATCGCGGCCACGAAGCCGGTGTTGCCCGACGTGCGGTGCGAGCGGTAGAAGACGATGCCGACGACGGGCCGGCCGGCCGCCTCGGCCCCGACGCGCTCGCGGGCGGCGGCGAGCGCCGCGTCCACCGGCAGGTCCCCGCGCTCGGGGTCCCACGCGCTGTGGTCGGGCAGCGCCTGCGGCGGCTCGAACCCGTCGCCGCGCAGCAGCAGGGTGTCGCCCAGGAACCGCAGCAGCGAGGCGGTGTTCTCGACGCCGCCGTGGCGCAGGTACTCGTGGGCCTGGGCGACGACGCCGGGCGCGACGGTCGAGCGGGCCGCCAGCTCGGCGTCGAGCTCGGCCTCGCCGCCCAGGGCGACCAGCGGCACGCCGCGCTCGACGCAGCGGGCGTGCAGCAGGTCGAAGCCGGCCTCCCACGCGCGGCGGCCGCCGAGCAGGCGGATCAGGACGACGCGCGCGCCGTCGAGGTCGTCGACGAGCGCAGCGGGGTCGCCGGCCTGCGCGGGATTCGCGCAGCGGACGGCCGGGAAGTCCTCCGGCAGGTCGTCGAGGGCGGCCGCCGCCGCGAGGATCTCGGTGTCGGCGGTGGTGAGGAGAGCGAGCACGGGGGCCTCGGATCGGATGACGCGTCCTGGACGGCCGGGCGGGCGCCCGGCCCGCGACGGCTCGGTGCTCGGACTGCCGCCGGGACGTGGTCCCGGCGCTACACCGTGGCGCGACCGTCGCGGACTCCCACCGCGTTCCCCGAGTCGCCGCGTGGGCACGGACGATAGCGGCGCGGGTCGTCCGCGCCCCCGGCCCGGCAGACGGATCGGCCGCTCCGCTCCGCCACGGGCGGCGCGCGTCCCCCGGGCACCCGGCCGCCCGGCGTGCGAGGATGGGGCCCGTGCAGCGGCAGCCGCACAGCGCGCCCGGCTCCGAGGAGCCCTCGGACGGCCCGGCGGACCGGCGACCCGGCACGCCCGCGCCCGCACCCGGGGAGGACGCCGCCGTGCCCGCCGACGGCAGCGGACCAGCCTCCGCGTCGGCGCCCGCCGAGCCCCGGCCGACCGACGAGCGGGCGGAGACGCTCGACGACGCGGACCGCCTGATCGCGGCGGCCGCCGCCCCCGGCCTCGCGCCCGGCGGCGCCCCGGACGCCGACGAGGCGCCCTCGACGCACGGGCTGGTCAAGCGCGT comes from Patulibacter sp. SYSU D01012 and encodes:
- a CDS encoding SDR family NAD(P)-dependent oxidoreductase — encoded protein: MRRDQQPKVAVVTGASSGIGAAAARQLAARGYAVAVVGRSPERTRAVADEVGGTPYLADFASAASVRELAARLRDDLPRVDVLANNAGALFADRALTADGHERTWQVNVLAPALLTALLLPTLEATDAARVVFTASNAHARAALDPEDLEGRTRRYGMMAAYARAKLGTLLLATRLAARTRPETVAVAAFHPGFTTSEAFRDRPALRRLLHTRLGRAIGVSADDGARPLVHLATAPDAAAVHGAFYDRMTPKPQRHRQLADPRVAAAFDEAVATFSAGGRHSPGATPA
- the cobN gene encoding cobaltochelatase subunit CobN — translated: MRSEAPVLALLTTADTEILAAAAALDDLPEDFPAVRCANPAQAGDPAALVDDLDGARVVLIRLLGGRRAWEAGFDLLHARCVERGVPLVALGGEAELDAELAARSTVAPGVVAQAHEYLRHGGVENTASLLRFLGDTLLLRGDGFEPPQALPDHSAWDPERGDLPVDAALAAARERVGAEAAGRPVVGIVFYRSHRTSGNTGFVAAIAEAVAAEGGIPLPVWCASLRPAPDGRIAALDLLTRDDGTPRVDALLTTVLASGGANAGDATAAADDAADDGRTDAWQVWDVARLEELGVPVIQAAAATQPRERWLANPAGLTPLDVAMQVAIPEFDGRVLGGVVSFKEREAAPGGRDVGTPVMRYVADPGRARRVAGLAVRHARLRTLPAAERRVAIVLSSSPTKHSRIGNAVGLDTPASAVMLLRALRADGQAIDASPVPELQAAVVAETITPEEATAAGEALIHALVRRGGHDPELLTDDQLAANPYRLPGADYAAWFASLPEGLRNLVERDHGPGYVDGRWVAGGRAGIEPQYTFEGDMVVAGLELGSVFFAIQPPRATSEEDAAALSHDAERAAPHHYFAVYRWLEAVWGADAMVHLGKHGTLEWLPGKSIGLSADDHPDAILGSTPLVYPFVVNDPGEGVQSKRRVHATIVDHLVPPMMRAETYDELQELEHLLDEYVRIEALDPEKLPALARRIWEVVQSADLHHDLGLHDEDVAGFEDTGAGADAAELQHRLEHLVSDIDTYLCSIKDLQVRDGLHVLGRAPEEEQLRGLAVAIMRLGSGDLPGLRVVVGRAFGLDEDALVRAGGIRLPAAAADGLPAADDPDLAALADRFPGPAATAGDVVDRLDAAQRTLIDALGDAGWTTDAAAVRDLTQRVLGRGHAETERVLRYAAGEVVPRIRRSSEELDHVVGALNGRYVPSGPSGSPTRGRLDVLPTGRNFYGVDPKALPSELSWETGRRLAEDLVRRHVEEEGRAPEQIGIVVWGTANMRTHGDDIAEIFALLGVEPVWHRETRRVTSLRVIPLEELGRPRVDVTVRISGFFRDAFPQLIALIDEAVATVAALDEPDEENFVAKHVREDEARLLAELLEQDATGGASARGQARRRATTRIFGSKPGTYGAGLLELVDNRSWHDQGDLAAVYEAWGGYAYGKGLDGAEAHASMREQFGRIEVAVKNLDTREHDIFDSDGYFQYHGGMVAMVRAITGQEPKAWLGDSADPTTVETRTLSEEARRVVRSRVLNPRWVAGMIRHGYKGAMELSVTVDYLFGYDATAGVVEDWMYEKVTERYVEDPDVQAFLRQSSPWALRSIAERLLEAADRGLWAAPDEARLEALRDTLLEVEGEVEEAGQA
- a CDS encoding TetR family transcriptional regulator; translated protein: MTSGQRRDARQNRARILDVARRRFDAGDEELPLNVIAAEAGVGVGTVYRNFPSRLALLAALAAPHLDALRGAIERLADGFRPGALEEAFRVAVATFGAHRELLEVVGDGGPADGAAGDVAPLLALLETLRAAAVAAGELRPEVTAEALRHLVCAVDYAARRSSDPDAARRLHAEIAVRGIRP
- a CDS encoding MBL fold metallo-hydrolase, with the translated sequence MSAGADPGGEAAPLVVEDAAPGVVRIALPVPGLPDGVNVHLVRGDGPTTLVDAGMPLPGALEALRAGLAAAGAALDDVQRVVLTHHHADHIGLAAAIAARTGAELVALAPVAAVLRDPGTAFGREVAWAGGHVARHGAPDEVLERTRASLPVLAALPAASAVTEIADGDVVAAGGLRLTARHRPGHSPTDTLLTDAAAGVAFVGDHLFRAAPLTPVLGSMLAPGARPARAYLDALDATLHDGVPLLLPGHGPPIADPAALVADRLGAYRRRTERALAALTDAPASTWQVGLGAWRGAPGRALALTRLAALLASLELLEDEGRAVRSGTDDAVLWARGPRADAPLGDAGA